The Triticum aestivum cultivar Chinese Spring chromosome 7B, IWGSC CS RefSeq v2.1, whole genome shotgun sequence genome window below encodes:
- the LOC123159948 gene encoding glutathione S-transferase T1 has product MAMALLKVYADRLSQPSRAIIILCKVNRIDFQELTVDLAKGQHRAPEFTKINPMAQVPTIVDGRFKLFESHAILRYLATVFPGVPDHWYPADLFTRAKLESVLDWHHSNLRRGAATYVLHTALGPALGLTPNPETAKEAEKLLSRSLGTIETVWLKGDAKFLNGNPQPSIADLSLVCEIMQLEVVGDERRDRILGPHDKVRAWMENVKKATSPHFDEVHELIFKLKARLNPVSKL; this is encoded by the exons ATGGCGATGGCGCTGTTGAAGGTGTATGCGGACCGGCTGTCGCAGCCGTCGcgcgccatcatcatcttgtgcaagGTCAACCGGATCGACTTCCAGGAGCTCACCGTGGATCTCGCCAAGGGACAACACCGCGCACCAGAATTCACCA AAATCAACCCCATGGCACAGGTCCCAACAATCGTCGATGGAAGATTCAAACTATTTGAAAG CCATGCCATTCTGAGGTATCTTGCCACCGTCTTCCCCGGGGTTCCAGATCACTG GTACCCTGCTGACTTATTTACCAGAGCAAAACTCGAGTCTGTCTTGGATTGGCATCACTCTAATCTGCGCCGTGGTGCAG CAACCTATGTACTGCACACCGCGTTGGGTCCTGCTCTCGGTCTCACACCGAATCCTGAAACCGCAAAAGAGGCCGAGAAGTTGCTGTCGCGATCACTGGGAACGATCGAAACCGTGTGGCTCAAAGGCGATGCCAAATTCTTGAATGGCAACCCCCAGCCATCAATCGCAGACCTCAGCCTCGTGTGCGAGATAATGCAGCTGGAG GTTGTTGGTGACGAGAGGCGTGACAGAATTCTGGGACCTCACGACAAGGTGCGCGCTTGGATGGAGAATGTGAAGAAGGCCACCAGCCCTCATTTTGATGAGGTCCATGAGCTCATCTTCAAACTCAAGGCGCGCTTGAACCCAGTATCCAAGCTCTGA
- the LOC123159949 gene encoding uncharacterized protein — protein sequence MASSLAAASPSPSPACCSLQLHLLRRPALVVFPKVGRPHLRLPLRLRAQASSSPSPDPEAEADDSFAGWSDQDNKDSAADSGGGPFGGLVGPALAGLLFLAGVTFAAISLRPTGSKAPIQTFLPTHTEATADTTPDQQEEADADAAAAQALSPADDTLDATSEATPLPNNLQTDDKIPEEAAQHDDMDNHQLDLDRGSSHLDPTTDKYIASQDDTPVTDSPQSLVPAYDPTSEDALLLLDSEPTLPENQDTTFTSDIMVLESGDVVQISDAVAEVKHLQDTERNPQLSSTQDGISSASTFPDYVAYGSTDRMLPSGSNDLPTQDADQGKAIQDPASDQDQGRNAKPFSSGIGIPAPSLLSAALQVPAGHIVVPAAVDPTQGNALAALQLLKVIEPDARAGDLCTRREYARWLVVASNSLSRNTYSKVYPAMYIENVSELAFDDVTTEDPDFPFIQGLAEAGLISSKLSRSDMNIAENIQDNHYFFSPDSPLSRQDLVSWKMALDKRQLPEVDKNSLYKTSGYIDIDKIDTAAWPALVADLGAEDQSITALAFGFTRLFQPDKPVTKGQAALALSTGDYAEVVMEELARIEADKIAEAAVNAHGALVAEVEKQINASFERELTREKEKIETLEKLAEEARAELDKLRAEREEEKNALLRGRATVESEIQVLSKLRCEVEEQLQNVLSKKVEINFEKNRIEKLQKEIENENQAAVQLQYELEVERKALSMARAWAEDEAKKAREHARALEEARNQWERQGIKVVVEAGLEDDASAGVTWANAGKEHPVDEAINRAESLLEKLKSFAGEMKVRSSHALERVMQYVRSLISSLKQRAAEARQGCADLGAAAASKAKNVSSEAKAFGSSVGDRSKKVVEECKDGLEKLVHRFKTD from the exons ATGGCGTCCAGCCTCGCCGCcgcttctccgtctccgtctccggcgTGCTGCTCGCTCCAgctccacctcctccgccgccccgccctagTCGTGTTTCCCAAAGTCGGACGcccccacctccgcctccctctccgcctccGGGCCCAAGCATCCTCTTCCCCTTCCCCGGATCCCGAAGCCGAAGCCGACGACTCCTTCGCCGGCTGGTCGGACCAAGACAATAAGGATTCTGCTGCTGATTCAGGAGGAGGGCCATTCGGAG GCCTTGTTGGACCTGCCCTTGCTGGCCTCCTCTTCCTCGCCGGCGTCACATTCGCAGCAATCTCACTCAGACCCACAG GATCAAAGGCACCCATCCAAACCTTTTTGCCCACACACACTGAGGCAACGGCCGATACTACTCCTGACCAGCAAGAAGAAGCTGACGCTGACGCTGCTGCTGCTCAGGCTTTGTCACCAGCCGATGATACCCTGGATGCCACTAGTGAGGCAACGCCATTGCCTAATAATCTACAAACAGACGACAAAATACCCGAGGAAGCAGCTCAACATGATGACATGGACAACCACCAATTGGATCTGGATCGCGGCAGCAGTCACCTAGATCCGACCACCGATAAATACATTGCTTCACAAGATGACACTCCTGTGACTGATTCACCTCAATCTTTGGTCCCTGCTTATGATCCAACCTCTGAGGACGCATTATTATTATTGGACTCTGAACCCACTTTGCCAGAAAACCAGGATACTACTTTCACTTCAGATATTATGGTGCTGGAGTCCGGTGATGTTGTGCAAATATCTGACGCTGTGGCTGAGGTTAAACATTTACAAGATACAGAGCGGAATCCTCAACTTTCTTCTACTCAAGATGGAATTTCTTCTGCATCCACTTTTCCTGATTATGTGGCATATGGAAGCACTGACCGGATGCTTCCATCGGGCTCGAATGACTTACCCACTCAAGACGCTGACCAAGGAAAGGCGATACAAGACCCAGCATCAGACCAGGATCAAGGACGAAATGCCAAACCTTTCTCTTCTGGAATTGGAATTCCTGCTCCCTCTCTGCTCTCTGCAGCTTTACAGGTGCCTGCTGGCCACATTGTGGTTCCAGCGGCAGTTGACCCTACCCAGGGAAATGCATTGGCCGCGCTGCAACTTCTAAAG GTGATTGAACCTGATGCTCGAGCTGGTGATTTGTGTACCCGACGTGAATACGCTCGATGGTTGGTAGTTGCAAGCAATTCCCTTTCGAG GAACACTTACTCAAAAGTTTATCCAGCAATGTACATCGAGAACGTGTCTGAACTTGCATTTGATGACGTCACCACTGAAGATCCTGATTTTCCATTTATACAAG GACTGGCAGAAGCAGGGTTAATTTCTAGCAAGCTTTCAAGATCTGATATGAACATCGCTGAAAACATTCAGGACAACCATTactttttctccccggacag TCCCTTGTCACGTCAAGACCTTGTGAGTTGGAAGATGGCTTTGGATAAAAGGCAACTACCTGAAGTTGACAAAAAT TCTTTGTACAAGACATCCGGCTACATAGACATTGATAAAATTGATACAGCTGCATGGCCTGCTTTGGTGGCTGACTTGGGTGCTGAAGACCAGAGCATCACGGCTCTTGCATTCG GTTTTACAAGACTTTTCCAGCCAGACAAACCTGTGACAAAAGGACAAGCTGCCCTGGCACTTTCAACTGGTGACTATGCTGAAGTGGTTATGGAGGAGCTTGCTCGTATTGAAGCAGATAAAATAGCTGAAGCGGCTGTGAACGCTCATGGGGCATTGGTCGCTGAGGTGGAGAAACAAATTAATGCAAGTTTTGAAAGGGAGCTTACAAGGGAAAAGGAAAAAATAGAGACCCTTGAAAAGCTGGCTGAAGAGGCCAGGGCTGAATTGGACAAGTTgagagcagagagagaggaggaaaagaATGCTCTGCTTAGGGGCAGAGCTACCGTCGAATCTGAAATACAAGTTCTTTCAAAGTTGAGGTGTGAAGTAGAGGAGCAGCTGCAGAATGTGCTGAGCAAGAAGGTCGAGATCAACTTTGAGAAGAACAGGATTGAGAAACTTCAAAAGGAAATCGAGAATGAAAACCAGGCTGCTGTGCAACTTCAGTACGAGCTTGAAGTTGAAAGGAAGGCTTTGTCTATGGCCAG GGCTTGGGCAGAGGATGAAGCAAAGAAGGCCAGGGAGCATGCTCGCGCACTCGAGGAGGCCCGGAACCAATGGGAGCGACAGGGAATCAAAGTTGTCGTTGAAGCAGGGCTTGAGGACGACGCATCGGCCGGAGTGACATGGGCTAATGCTGGCAAAGAACACCCAGTCGACGAGGCAATCAACCGGGCGGAGTCGTTGCTGGAGAAGCTCAAGTCGTTTGCTGGTGAGATGAAAGTGCGATCCAGCCATGCCCTGGAGAGAGTAATGCAATACGTGAGGTCCTTGATCTCAAGCCTAAAGCAGCGAGCGGCGGAAGCAAGGCAAGGGTGCGCAGATCTTGGGGCTGCTGCAGCCTCAAAGGCAAAGAATGTGTCATCAGAAGCCAAGGCGTTTGGTTCAAGCGTCGGGGACAGGTCGAAGAAGGTCGTGGAGGAGTGCAAAGATGGCTTGGAGAAGCTTGTGCACAGATTCAAGACAGACTAG